From one Rhizobium lentis genomic stretch:
- a CDS encoding class I SAM-dependent methyltransferase, whose protein sequence is MKSNRPLITFVAMHADIVDLRQFYHSDLGRFAEQSIAMALSSLWVRLPQERLVGLGYAVPFLDRFQADTERTFAFMPAGQGAVNWPMGSLSSTTLIFDEELPLPDSSIDRVLMVHSLEFAESPRETLKELWRVLAPGGRLVIVVPNRRGVWARMEHTPFGSGRPYSRGQLTHLLRETNFTPGATAEALFFPPSKLRTILRLRRAFERIGRTLWPAFSGVIIVEAQKRLYQGLPVAARASRRVFVPVLAPHGVPTTRSR, encoded by the coding sequence TTGAAGTCCAACCGCCCGCTGATAACATTTGTCGCAATGCACGCCGATATCGTCGACCTACGTCAGTTCTATCACTCCGACCTCGGGCGTTTTGCCGAGCAGTCGATCGCCATGGCACTGTCTTCGCTGTGGGTGCGCCTGCCGCAGGAGCGGCTGGTTGGCCTCGGTTATGCAGTGCCCTTCCTCGACCGCTTCCAGGCTGATACCGAACGCACCTTCGCCTTCATGCCGGCCGGGCAGGGGGCGGTGAACTGGCCGATGGGCTCGCTGTCGTCGACGACGCTGATTTTCGATGAGGAACTGCCGCTGCCGGATTCCTCGATCGACCGGGTGCTGATGGTGCATTCGCTCGAATTCGCCGAAAGTCCGCGCGAGACGCTGAAGGAGCTCTGGCGGGTGCTGGCTCCGGGTGGACGGCTTGTTATCGTCGTGCCCAACCGACGCGGCGTCTGGGCCCGCATGGAGCATACGCCTTTCGGTTCGGGCCGGCCCTATTCCCGCGGTCAGCTGACGCATCTGCTGCGCGAGACGAACTTCACGCCGGGCGCGACCGCCGAAGCGCTGTTCTTTCCGCCCTCGAAACTCAGGACCATCCTGCGCCTTCGCCGCGCCTTCGAGCGCATTGGCCGGACGCTGTGGCCGGCTTTCTCGGGCGTCATCATCGTCGAGGCGCAGAAGCGGCTCTATCAGGGTCTGCCGGTCGCCGCGCGCGCCTCTCGCCGCGTCTTCGTGCCGGTTCTCGCACCGCATGGCGTGCCGACAACACGCAGCCGGTGA
- the gloB gene encoding hydroxyacylglutathione hydrolase encodes MKPLELDVFLCRTDNFGVLVHDPETGFTVAIDAPEERPILEAATRRGWKITHIFTTHHHTDHVAANLALKEQFDCEIIGPINEAIAIPGLDRTMADGDSFLFGDHTVKVIETPGHTAGHICYHFVDDKLLFAADTLFALGCGRLFERPAADMWHSLQKLAVLPDETAVYFGHEYTLANARFALTVDPDNERLKSRAAEIEALRAEGKFTIPTTLGLEKETNPFLRAADPAIRRNLIMEGKTNEEVFAEIRKRKDNF; translated from the coding sequence ATGAAACCTTTGGAATTAGACGTTTTTCTCTGCCGCACCGATAATTTCGGCGTTCTCGTACACGACCCTGAGACGGGGTTTACCGTGGCGATCGACGCGCCGGAGGAGCGGCCGATCCTGGAAGCGGCGACACGCCGAGGCTGGAAGATCACCCATATCTTCACCACCCATCACCACACGGATCATGTCGCCGCCAATCTGGCGCTGAAGGAGCAGTTCGACTGCGAGATCATCGGCCCGATCAACGAGGCCATTGCCATTCCCGGCCTCGACCGGACGATGGCCGACGGCGACAGCTTCCTGTTCGGCGATCACACGGTCAAGGTCATCGAAACACCAGGTCACACCGCTGGCCACATCTGCTATCACTTCGTCGACGACAAGCTGCTGTTTGCCGCCGACACGCTGTTTGCGCTCGGTTGCGGCCGCCTGTTCGAACGTCCCGCCGCCGACATGTGGCACTCCCTGCAGAAGCTCGCCGTGCTGCCGGATGAGACTGCGGTCTATTTCGGTCACGAATATACGCTGGCGAATGCCCGCTTCGCACTGACTGTTGACCCCGACAATGAGCGCCTGAAGAGCCGCGCCGCCGAGATCGAGGCCCTGCGCGCCGAGGGCAAATTCACCATTCCGACGACGCTGGGGCTGGAGAAGGAAACCAATCCGTTCCTGCGCGCCGCCGATCCGGCGATCCGCCGCAATCTGATCATGGAAGGCAAGACGAACGAGGAGGTCTTTGCCGAGATCCGCAAGCGCAAGGACAATTTCTGA